The Cytobacillus firmus genome segment GGTGCTTTTAAAGGGCAGGGCGGCCAGGCCATACGTGCGTTTTACCTGGATTGTCACCAGCCTTTCCTGCAATTCCTTGAAACCTGGATTGATGAGTATCAATCGTATTTAAAAAGTTTTATAGGTTCATTGAAAGCTCTTGAACCCTCCCCATCAGGCTTTATCCGCCAGGAATTTCTGGAGCATGAGCTCAAACAAGGGCTGAGAAACACTCTTCAGATCACTGCGGATCTCACACAGGAAGCGAATGACATCATTAAGTCTGTAAGCGATATTGTTGCGCTTCCGCCGCTGGAGGATGGCCGTTTTATCCAGGCAGCAAAGAGTGCCGAGGACTCAAGCCGCGAAACCGCTGAGAAATTGGAACACTTCGACCATCGGGAAACAGCTGCTCTGGACCCTCTCCTGCAAGATCTATCCCACATGAACCAATACATCCAAAAAATCGCGGGCATGTTCCAAAGCGGCAGCTTATCTCTGACGCAATACCAGCCTAAATCTCTCAACTGGAAGGAATTCCACGAGGAGATATCGAATCCCAATCCAGAAAGCGGGCAAGGTATTCTTCAGGATATAGCTGAAGGAGCTATTGGAGGGGCATCCAAAGCCGTAGGGGATACATGGGACGGGCTGAAGTCAACCTATGAGCTGGGGAGAACCATCATGGGCCCATTTAGTCCACTGTTTTTGGGAAGTGAGTTGCTGTTTAACCGTGACCAGCTGCTCGAAAATCAAAGGAATCACCAGGAATTTTATTTGGGAATTATAAATGACCCGATAGGAAAAGTGAGCCAGGCTCTGGATATGCCGAAATATATATGGTCAGCTGTTACCAGCGCATGGGAGCGGGATGTTGTAAATGGTGACGCCAAGAGCCGGACAGCCTTCTTTACCTATGGGCTGACTTCCCTTGGAATTGGTATTCTTGGAGATAAGGGGATCGGGAAAGCTGGAACCATTGCCAAGACGGTTCGTCAGGCTGGTAAAGGAGAGAAGGCACTTCCGATTTACACTCCGGTTCAGACACCGGCAGTGGCTGGAGGACTGGTTCAGGGGCCAGTGCCGTATAATGTTCTTTTTGATCCGTTGGCGAAGATTAAGACGGTGACTGATGATGTGTTTGGGGTTAAGGGTACGGGTAAATATCAAGTTGGAGCATATAAAGATATTAAAGGAGTAGAAGGACTTGATGCCCATCATGTAGGACAGAAGGCAGCAATGAAAAAATTAGTAGATAATTATGACTTAAATACGGCACCTGCAATTAATGTTCCAAAGGTGGGGCACACCATTAAAGGACCTAATGGAATAGTTTCTAGAAGTACAAAAGGAATAGATACTCCTAGACAGTTATTGGCAAGAGATATTAGGGAACTTAGAAGAGTCTATGATGACATACCGAATTCTACTTTAAAAGAACTTATAGAATTAAACAAAAAAATGTATCCAGAAATGAGGAAGTAAAATGAATGATATTTTTGTTAAATCACTTTATGAGACTATCGTTAAAGAGAACCTTCAACTATACAAGAACTTGTATGAAACAACGAATGTTACTTCTAAAACAGATGATTATTGGAAAAAAGCTATTGGTTTTTACGATAGTTTAACTGACGAAAATAAAGATACTTTAATGAGAATAATTGAACAAACCATGATTGATACAATTTCAAACATGCTAGGTGTAATTGATGGAAGCTCAACTTTAAATGATTGTCTGTTAGAACCGAAATTACTGCTTGATTCTAACGACACAGAAGGAGAACTACAGGATTTGTTTTTAGAATTCATAGAAGAAAGAGGTAGCAACAGCTAATTGTGAAAACAGGTGCCTGACCCCAACTATACTACCGCTTTAAAGGGCTGAGGGTCAGGCCCCTTTTTAATGTCTATACCACCTGTAAGATATGAACCAAAAACAATTGAAGAAGTCATAAGAATGCGTCAAGGAAAAGGACCAACAACTAAAATGATGCATGGTGACAAAAATATAGAAGCACACCATAGACAACAAGTCCCAGTTAAGAATGGTGGGATATTAGATGAATTAGAACAAAGAACTCATAGAGGTGGAGGAAATCATACACGTCATGATAAGCCATCCCAGTTATCTCCTTCTCAAAGAGCCAAGGAAATTAGAGAACACTATAAAGAAAGAGGGAAAGAATATATACTACCAGGAGAAGGAATTTAAAAGGAGGAAAACTGAGTGACTAGAGATGAGATTTCAAAATTATTAGATGGTATATTAGATAAAGAATTAGGAAATTTAGATATTCCCTCGGCGAGTGATTGGGAAAATATCGAAAAAAAGTTTGGATGTCAATTTCCATCGGAATTTAAATTTTTTATAGAGTTAATGTCTGAATATTCGTTTCCGGGAGATATCTTAAATGTTTCCAATGGTAATACAAATGGAAATGACACTATTGAATTTACCTATGACTATGAAATGAAACAGGGGGGATGGAAGGAAGAATTAATCCCATTTTATAGTATAGGTAATGGTGATTACTTCTGTCTTCTTTCCAATGAGTGTCCGAACACTGGAGTTTACTATTATTCACATGAAGATACTAATATAGATAAAGAAGCTAATAACTTTGAAGAATGGTTAAAACAGTTGCCAACTTTTTTGAGTTAATAAATAAAAACCTTGATTGGCTAAATGCCTTTCAAGGTTTCTTTTTGTGGTGACTACCTGGTGCTAATAAACTGTACACCAGGCTGGTAAAAGAGAGAAGGCACTTTCAGACACCAGCAGTGGCTGGAGGACTGGCTCAGGGGCCCGTGCATATAATGTTCTTTTTGATCCATTGACGAAGATTAAGATGGTGACTGAGAAAGCCTTTGGAGTTAAGGGTTTAGGGTAAGCCCAAAACAAGGGTGCCTAGAACAAATGGAAAATGGGTAGGAGAACCTGGAAATGGAACATGGTATTCAGATAAGCCAGAAGTTAATAAGGTAACTAATGGTGAGGGTGTAGAATTCCTTGATGGCAGACCTAATTTCACGCCATGGAGTAAAGGATCCATAAAGTTTAAAGAAGGTATGTTAGAGGGGTCAAAAAATGACTTTAATTTGGTTTATGAAAAAATAATGCAATTGAAAGGATATAAATCAATGAATCAGGCAAAGGTTTGGTTAAAAGAAAAAGGATTAACCCCTCATCATAAAAGTATTACTGAAATTGAATTAATCCCAACAGATT includes the following:
- a CDS encoding HNH endonuclease; translation: MPRTNGKWVGEPGNGTWYSDKPEVNKVTNGEGVEFLDGRPNFTPWSKGSIKFKEGMLEGSKNDFNLVYEKIMQLKGYKSMNQAKVWLKEKGLTPHHKSITEIELIPTDLHGNIPHIGSASDLRGG
- a CDS encoding SMI1/KNR4 family protein, which produces MTRDEISKLLDGILDKELGNLDIPSASDWENIEKKFGCQFPSEFKFFIELMSEYSFPGDILNVSNGNTNGNDTIEFTYDYEMKQGGWKEELIPFYSIGNGDYFCLLSNECPNTGVYYYSHEDTNIDKEANNFEEWLKQLPTFLS
- a CDS encoding transposase, producing the protein MNDIFVKSLYETIVKENLQLYKNLYETTNVTSKTDDYWKKAIGFYDSLTDENKDTLMRIIEQTMIDTISNMLGVIDGSSTLNDCLLEPKLLLDSNDTEGELQDLFLEFIEERGSNS
- a CDS encoding ribonuclease YeeF family protein produces the protein MGIEENGIYNAELILLKVLEADSLLAGIDETSNQLSILKDQISQVQVSIQELVSLEGAFKGQGGQAIRAFYLDCHQPFLQFLETWIDEYQSYLKSFIGSLKALEPSPSGFIRQEFLEHELKQGLRNTLQITADLTQEANDIIKSVSDIVALPPLEDGRFIQAAKSAEDSSRETAEKLEHFDHRETAALDPLLQDLSHMNQYIQKIAGMFQSGSLSLTQYQPKSLNWKEFHEEISNPNPESGQGILQDIAEGAIGGASKAVGDTWDGLKSTYELGRTIMGPFSPLFLGSELLFNRDQLLENQRNHQEFYLGIINDPIGKVSQALDMPKYIWSAVTSAWERDVVNGDAKSRTAFFTYGLTSLGIGILGDKGIGKAGTIAKTVRQAGKGEKALPIYTPVQTPAVAGGLVQGPVPYNVLFDPLAKIKTVTDDVFGVKGTGKYQVGAYKDIKGVEGLDAHHVGQKAAMKKLVDNYDLNTAPAINVPKVGHTIKGPNGIVSRSTKGIDTPRQLLARDIRELRRVYDDIPNSTLKELIELNKKMYPEMRK